One Streptomyces sp. NBC_01237 genomic region harbors:
- a CDS encoding ABC transporter permease — protein MSTLSLTVRDSSTMLRRNLLHARRYPSLTLNVLLTPIVLLLLFVYVFGDVMSAGISGGGADRAEYIAYLVPGILLMTIGGTSVGTAVSVCIDMTTGIIARFRTMAISRASVLIGHVVGSVVQTLMALVLVLGVGLAIGFRPEATVVEWIAAAGLLTMVSLALTWIAVGLGLVGPTPDGASNNALPLMMLPLLSSAFVPVDAMPGWFRWFAEYQPFSPAIETLRGLLLGSRIGDNGWLAVAWCAGLTVLGFLWSTAQFNREPVR, from the coding sequence ATGAGCACCCTGTCCCTCACCGTGCGCGACTCGTCCACCATGCTGCGCCGCAACCTCCTGCACGCGCGGCGCTACCCCTCCCTCACCCTCAACGTCCTGCTCACGCCGATCGTCCTGCTGCTGCTCTTCGTCTACGTCTTCGGCGATGTGATGAGCGCCGGCATCTCCGGCGGCGGAGCGGACCGCGCCGAGTACATCGCCTACCTCGTCCCCGGCATCCTGCTGATGACCATCGGCGGAACCTCCGTCGGCACCGCCGTGTCCGTCTGCATCGACATGACTACGGGCATCATCGCCCGCTTCCGCACGATGGCGATCTCCCGCGCTTCCGTGCTGATCGGACATGTCGTCGGCAGTGTGGTGCAAACGCTCATGGCCCTGGTGCTGGTGCTGGGCGTCGGCCTCGCCATCGGATTCCGCCCCGAGGCCACCGTGGTGGAGTGGATCGCGGCGGCCGGCCTGCTGACCATGGTCAGCCTGGCACTGACCTGGATCGCCGTCGGTCTCGGTCTGGTCGGCCCGACGCCCGACGGCGCGAGCAACAACGCCCTGCCGCTGATGATGCTGCCGTTGCTGTCCAGCGCGTTCGTGCCGGTGGACGCCATGCCGGGCTGGTTCCGCTGGTTCGCGGAGTACCAGCCCTTCTCCCCCGCCATCGAGACCCTGCGCGGGCTGCTGCTGGGCAGCCGGATCGGCGACAACGGATGGCTGGCCGTCGCCTGGTGCGCGGGTCTGACCGTGCTGGGCTTCCTCTGGTCGACGGCGCAGTTCAATCGCGAGCCGGTGCGCTGA